The following is a genomic window from Sphaerodactylus townsendi isolate TG3544 linkage group LG16, MPM_Stown_v2.3, whole genome shotgun sequence.
ccggttcctcctctccctcgagcccccactgcacatgaatggagccatcaccgccatgcctggcaggccggataaatgccttcagggggccacatttggcccccgggccgtagtttggggacccctgatgtaggcCATAAATGTGTTGACAGAACCCCTTTGCAAAAATTTAACTGTCCAAAATTGGGACATTGATATAAAAAAAAGGGATAGGGGAGAGAGATGCAATTATGCCTCTAAGCTTACCCGATTTGGGGAGCAAGTGAAATTTATGCACGCAATGCTGGTCGGTCAGACTCCTCTCTTCGCAGAGCTGGTGGCCGTTGCTCCAAAACTTGTAGCAGTCTTCGTGCAGCTGTAGGGCATATTTGTGAAAAGCCGGTCCCCGGGCGTGCTGGCTGTACACCCGCAAGGCTTGAGCCAACTGGTTTTTATGCACCGTCATGGTGTAGTTGTGAGGCAGGTTGGACTGGTAAGCGCTGTGGGCCATCGGCAAGGCCTTCTGGCAGCGGTTCTCCGAGAACTTGGTGTCGATGTCCAGGTAGCCTTCCAGGACTTTGATGCTGCCCAAAATCTTGGAGGTCAGTTCCCCCGCAGCAGAAGAGGGGTCGCTGTCTTTGCCTTCAATGGCTACCTCATACAGCTTCAGGGCGGTGGCCACCCACTTCTGGTAAGTCGGGAGTTCAAAGTGGGACGGCTGGGGGTTCCTGCCCACGCTGTCGTCGAAGCCCTTCTTGCCGAGGACAAGCTCGACGTGCTGGAAGAGAAACTCCTTCAAGGTGCAGTCCACCAGCTGGCCCGAAGAGCCCGAGTTGCTACTCTCCACGTGGAACGACAGCTGCTGCCGCCCGTGCCGCATCATCTGGTACCTCCTGGGCCCAGCCAAGGCGGGCGTCAGCACGGACTCCGCCTCGCGGGTGGTGCAGTTGCCGCGGAGCTGGTCCAGCAAGACAGCGATGGGGTCGTCGCCCTCTTGCGAGCCGCCCGTCACAATGTAGACAAAGGCCTGGTTGGCCGGGACGGTGAAGAGGCAGTTGATGCTCTGGTTGGTCAGCACCCGGCTCTTGCGGAAGATGCGGTATATCTGGTCCTCCAGAGCGTGCTGGAGCCGCCGCTTGGGGGAGTGCTTCTTCGGGGGCGGCTTCTCCAGGTGCccgcacagatcctgcccccggCCCGGAGGGGGCTCCACCTTGAGGGCCCCGTTGagctggaagaggaagaggaggcggggCGGGCACGGCCGGCAGTTCAGCTTCCAGTCCTTGCCGACGGGACAGTCCTTGATGGCGGCCTTCAGCGACGGCAGCACCTTCTGCCGCAGCCCGTCCAGAGCCCGGAAGACCCGGTCGTAGGTGATGTCGAAGGAGCAGGTGGGGTGCACCATCAGCAGGATGTGGCAGACGGAGAAGAGGTAGAGCAAGCTGAGGCAGTGCAGCTTCTCCTGGTGCTTCCAGAACTCGTGGGCCTCCGCGTGGGGCAGCGGGGAGCCGCCCTGGCCTCCCAGGCCGCCGGGCACGCGGTCGTCGCCCATGGCATCCAGGTCCCGGCAGGCTTGCAGCAGCTGGCGGCTGTCACAGATGGAGGTGAGCACCAGGTACAGCACCTTGCCTTCCGGGCTGTAATAGGCCTGCAGGAGGTTGTAGTCCccctgcaaggaggaggaggaagaggaggaggcagaggaagaggaggaggaggaagaggaggaggaggaggaggaggaggaggaggaaggcggagGGGAATCAGCGGCCAGCTCCACGCCTGCCCCGGCCGCGGCGCGGGGCTCGTTCTCCCGCTGGAAGAGGGGGAAGACTTGCCGGTCGCAGACCGTGTTCACCAAGGCCGCCTTCTCGGAGCACAGCTGCAAGGCGGTCTTGCCGAAGATGCCCACCACGcacacctcctcttcctccgccgGCGCCgccggcgccgccgccgccaccccggGCCCGTCCCCGCTGCCGGGCGTGGCGGAGGCATTGCCGCTGCTGGCGCTGCCCCCCTCGGGCCCGGCCCCCGGCCCGGCCAGCAGCAGCTCCCGCAGGTTCACGGGCCGGTGCGCGGTCGTGGCGCCCACCATCCTCGGGCGCTGccaaggccgccgccgccgccgccacgagAAGCCGCCCCGGAAGGACCAGGTCCCAGGCTGGGCGTCGGAGGCAACGCGCACGCGCGGGAAAGAAGGCGGCAGCCAATCCGCTCCCGCGGAGTGGGAGAAAGGGCTACATTTTTTTTGCTCTGTCGCTTCCTGGGGCAGGTGTCGTGATCGCGCAGGCTCAGTTTGGCTCCATGGACTCGTCCGGGCTTTCCGTGCCCTTTCTGTTGCCAGCACTCCTTTGAATGAGCCCCATGTGCGGTTGCCAACCTTGGGTTCGGGAATTCCTGGGGATTTCGGGGTCGAGgccggggagggtggggtttgagaaagggaggggcttcagtgggggaTCACAGCACAGAGTCCATCATCCAAAGCAGCGGTTTGCTCTcgaggaagtgatctctgtatcCTGGAGACAGCCCTGGATTGACCATTAAGCATAACAGCACGTGCTCagggcaccaaggggaaagggggcatcaccagtggtgggatccaaaaattttagtaacaggttcccatggtggtgggattcaaactgtggcgtagtgccaatggagctgggcggggcacgacgggggcgtggccgggcattccgggggcggggcattaatatttctctgttactgtaaaacactcttactgtaaaaaaaaagttcctaatttccagctggtatctttctgtccataatataactcattatagcaagtcctatcgtctactgccaacagaaacaactacttctcctctaattgactgcctgtcatatacttaatactttcaaatactcaattttgtttctagaaatcaaaagaaggatattttccttaaacaaggaactttgccatattactaaaacatgtttttaaaacagcccaacagggagaattatcccgttttctaccttcgctaaccagccacatagggaaaCAACAGACTTTGGATGATTTTtgggcctaatggaatttctaacggaaaagcagacccaattagtaaccccctctcggcacacacaaataattagtaacccactctcgggaactggtgagaacctgctggatcccacctctggttcagacACAGCAGCAGGGACTTCTGAGGCCACCAGTTCCAAGGCAGCATCTTCAAGAGCAGAGGCAGGAGGAGATGATGAAGACGAAGAGGACTCTGCCGAGAAATCTGAAAACCCAACAACAGAAAGCGAGGAGATGGAAGCACAAGAGGAATAGGAAAAGAGTGAATTATCTCTGTTCgtgagaaaaaaatagaaatatttatcatctatcatctatatTTTATCATCTATAGTAAAGTTTTACTGTTCTTTATACTgaataaaatgttattaaaaacaCTCCTGTAAAGTATTAAAAACCCTTACAGAATAGATGCTTTGCTTGGGTTTGGCCAAAAATTGCAATTCTATTTCTGTCAGTAGAGGGAGCAGTGATCAGTTGAAAAGAATGTTCCTGGCCACTGGATCTCTTCGTGAAACTAGTGAATTTATGGAATATGAGTTGTGATATTGATTAAGGCCACCTACCGGTAGATGCAATAGTTAATTGAAGTAATCACTCTTCTTTCCcgctttcctttcttcccttttgtCTCCCCCATTTTCCTCTCTCCCGATTGATTGTTTGATCGATCAATTGATTGATTGACagcatttataccccgccaatTCCCCCAGGAAGACTCAGGGCAGCTaaaacatggaggaggaggaggaggaggagttggatttatatcccccctttctcttctataggaaactcaaagggacttacaaactcctttcccttccctcctcacaacaaacacccagtgaggtggatggggccgagagagctccaaagaactgtgactagcccaaggtcacccagctggcatgtgtgggagtgcacaggctaatctagttccccagataagcctccacagctcaagcggcagggcggggaatcaaacccggttcttccagattagagtacacctgttattgaccactacgccactgctgctccctcagctAGATGCCAGCCCTTGCAACAGCCCCTGGTGCACGGGAAATCCTCAACTGCCGCATATCCCAACTAGCCAGCCAAGTCCAAAAGCTCCTCTCAGCCTCTgaaaccagggggtgggggtggggatgagacCATCTGATTAGTAAAATGCCATCTATTTCTGTgcattatttattaatgtattgtttAAATAATGTTATAggcattttgtaattttaatggtaatgtggcgtaggaggttaagagctcgtgtatctaatctggaggaagccggtttgattcccagctctgccgcctgagctgtggaggcttatctggggaattcagattagcctgtgcactcccacacacgccagctgggtgaccttgggctagtcacagcttctcggagctctctcagccccacccacctcacagggtgtttgttgtgagggggaaagggcaaggagattgtacgcccctttgagtctcctgcaggagagaaaggggggatatgaatccaaactcctcctcctcctcctcctcttcttcttctaatgtttttaaatttttatggtGTCTAATTGttataacccaccctgagcctttctggatagggcgggataaaaatgtgaaataattaattaattaattaataaataaataaataaataaataaataataataataataataataataataataaacaaataatcacacgcacacgcacacacacagagattccACT
Proteins encoded in this region:
- the SMG8 gene encoding nonsense-mediated mRNA decay factor SMG8, whose product is MVGATTAHRPVNLRELLLAGPGAGPEGGSASSGNASATPGSGDGPGVAAAAPAAPAEEEEVCVVGIFGKTALQLCSEKAALVNTVCDRQVFPLFQRENEPRAAAGAGVELAADSPPPSSSSSSSSSSSSSSSSSSASSSSSSSLQGDYNLLQAYYSPEGKVLYLVLTSICDSRQLLQACRDLDAMGDDRVPGGLGGQGGSPLPHAEAHEFWKHQEKLHCLSLLYLFSVCHILLMVHPTCSFDITYDRVFRALDGLRQKVLPSLKAAIKDCPVGKDWKLNCRPCPPRLLFLFQLNGALKVEPPPGRGQDLCGHLEKPPPKKHSPKRRLQHALEDQIYRIFRKSRVLTNQSINCLFTVPANQAFVYIVTGGSQEGDDPIAVLLDQLRGNCTTREAESVLTPALAGPRRYQMMRHGRQQLSFHVESSNSGSSGQLVDCTLKEFLFQHVELVLGKKGFDDSVGRNPQPSHFELPTYQKWVATALKLYEVAIEGKDSDPSSAAGELTSKILGSIKVLEGYLDIDTKFSENRCQKALPMAHSAYQSNLPHNYTMTVHKNQLAQALRVYSQHARGPAFHKYALQLHEDCYKFWSNGHQLCEERSLTDQHCVHKFHLLPKSGEKPEPDRNPPVLYHNSRARSTGACNCGRKQAPRDDPFDIKAANYDFYQLLEEKCCGKLDHINFPIFQPSTPDPAPAKNESSASPSEGEAEKLKEKEPQTQGESTSLSLALSLGQSTDSLGTYPADPQGGGDTTEAHGQVTESKGEKRPSLVDRQASTVEYLPGMLHSNCPKGLLPKFSSWSLVKLGPAKSYNFHTGLDQQGFILGTNYLMPWDIVIRTRTEEEGDLDTNSWPAPNKAIPGKRSAVVMGRGRRRDDVARAFVGFEYEDARGRRFMCSGPEKVMKVMGGGPKESAIKALNSDMPLYILSSNPGRGLKPHYAQLMRLFVVVPDAPLQIILTPQVQPGPPPCPTFYPEKQEITLPPDGLWVLRFPYAYVTDRGPCFPPKENQQLMSYKLVRGVLKAVVQ